A genomic stretch from Methylophilus medardicus includes:
- a CDS encoding CvpA family protein, with protein MTVFDYFVLGIIGFSILVGLMRGAIREVFSVLGWVLAFYLANRFNAQVIAYMPEQIPGESVKAMAAFLVVFLLVLFVAALFALLLTSLIKAMGLGALNRVLGGIAGFIKGGLVVCILVMLAGMSDLPKDPRWVNATFSAPFEALVLKLLPWMPSSIARHVHLDHQRVDESAI; from the coding sequence ATGACTGTGTTTGATTATTTCGTATTAGGCATCATCGGTTTTTCGATTTTGGTTGGGTTGATGCGCGGGGCGATTAGAGAAGTATTTTCCGTATTAGGATGGGTACTGGCCTTTTATTTAGCAAACCGTTTCAACGCGCAGGTCATTGCATACATGCCAGAGCAGATACCGGGCGAATCAGTAAAAGCCATGGCTGCATTTTTAGTCGTTTTTTTACTGGTTTTATTTGTGGCTGCTTTATTTGCGTTGTTGCTCACCAGTTTGATTAAAGCGATGGGACTGGGCGCCCTAAACCGTGTATTGGGTGGGATTGCTGGCTTCATTAAAGGCGGGTTAGTGGTTTGCATATTGGTGATGCTGGCGGGGATGTCCGATTTGCCAAAAGATCCGCGCTGGGTCAATGCAACCTTTAGCGCGCCGTTTGAAGCATTGGTCTTGAAATTGTTGCCATGGATGCCATCTAGTATTGCTAGGCATGTGCATTTGGATCATCAGCGGGTAGATGAGTCTGCCATTTAA
- the accD gene encoding acetyl-CoA carboxylase, carboxyltransferase subunit beta — translation MSWLDKIPQKIKRAVGSVQKRNVPEGLWSKCDACQTVLYRTDLDANLEVCPQCGHHHRLGARSRLNVLLDAEGRIEIGADVTPVDALKFKDSKTYAERMRAAQRDVKEKDALIVMRGAVEGVPVVAAVFEFKFMGGSMGSVVGERFVRGVQDAIAHKCAFICISSSGGARMQEGLLSLMQMAKTSAALTKLSEAGLPYVSVLTDPTMGGVSASFAMLGDVIIAEPNALIGFAGPRVIEQTVRETLPEGFQRAEFLLTHGAIDMIVDRREMRAKLSQLLSNLLNLTKAA, via the coding sequence ATGAGTTGGTTAGACAAGATTCCACAAAAAATTAAGCGTGCGGTTGGTTCTGTACAAAAACGTAACGTGCCTGAGGGCTTATGGAGCAAATGTGATGCTTGCCAGACGGTGCTCTACCGCACGGATTTGGATGCGAATCTTGAAGTCTGCCCGCAATGCGGTCATCACCACCGTTTGGGTGCGCGTAGCCGCTTAAATGTGTTACTGGATGCAGAAGGCCGCATCGAGATCGGTGCCGATGTGACGCCGGTGGATGCGTTGAAATTTAAAGATAGCAAAACTTATGCGGAGCGCATGCGCGCAGCGCAGCGTGACGTGAAAGAGAAAGATGCGCTGATTGTGATGCGCGGTGCAGTTGAGGGTGTGCCGGTGGTTGCTGCGGTGTTTGAGTTCAAATTCATGGGCGGCTCTATGGGCTCGGTAGTCGGTGAGCGCTTTGTGCGAGGGGTTCAAGACGCCATTGCGCACAAATGTGCCTTTATTTGTATTTCATCCAGTGGTGGTGCCCGCATGCAGGAAGGCCTGCTCTCGTTAATGCAAATGGCTAAAACCAGTGCGGCACTGACTAAATTGTCAGAAGCCGGTTTGCCATATGTTTCGGTCTTGACCGATCCGACCATGGGGGGTGTTTCAGCCAGTTTTGCCATGCTTGGGGATGTCATTATTGCCGAGCCAAATGCGCTGATTGGTTTCGCCGGCCCGCGCGTGATCGAACAAACAGTACGTGAGACGCTGCCGGAAGGTTTTCAGCGTGCAGAGTTCCTTTTGACGCACGGCGCGATTGATATGATTGTTGACCGTCGTGAGATGCGTGCAAAGCTTAGTCAGTTATTGTCCAATTTGTTGAATTTGACTAAAGCTGCCTGA
- the gyrA gene encoding DNA gyrase subunit A, with the protein MSQSPDQFAKETLPISLEDEMRRSYLDYAMSVIVGRALPDVRDGLKPVHRRVLFAMHELSNDYNKPYKKSARIVGDVIGKYHPHGDTAVYDTIVRMAQDFSLRYMLVDGQGNFGSVDGDNAAAMRYTEIRMSKIAHELLADIEKETVDFGPNYDGSEQEPLIMPTRIPNLLINGSSGIAVGMATNIPPHNLNEVLNACFAVLKNPEISVDELIEYIPAPDFPTAGIIYGTVGVKEGYRTGRGRVVMRGRTHFEDLDKGGRQSIIIDELPYQVNKKTLIEKIAELVNEKKIEGISDLRDESDKSGMRVVIELKRGEVPEVILNNLYKQTQLQDTFGMNMVALMDGQPRLLNLKQMLEAFLRHRREVVTRRTVFELRKARDRGHVLEGLAVALANVDEMIAIIKAAPTPPEAKKELMLRTWNSPVVEEMLRRAAMEASRPEGLSVDFGMTPEGYRLSDVQAQEILQMRLQRLTGLEQDKIVNEYKEVMDVIADLLDILAKPERVTAIIVDELNEIQKQFGDKRRSEIEQNTQDLSLEDLITPQDVVVTLSHTGYVKSQPLDEYRAQKRGGRGKQAAATKEDDFIDKMFVANTHDYILCFSSRGRVYWLKVYEVPQGSRVSRGKPIVNLFPLEEGEKINAILPVKEFDESHFVFMATAMGTVKKTALTEFANPRKSGIIAINLDEGDYLIGAEVTNGANDIVLVSNGGKAVWFTEDDVRPMGRATRGVRGMKLAAKQQVLSLLIAENDQQSVLVATENGYGKRTVLSEFRHSGRGTQGVKAIAISERNGLAIAARLVSAEDEIMLITTGGVLIRTRVKEIRDMGRAAQGVTLINLGEGEKLSGLEKVVETDDDVEGNEE; encoded by the coding sequence ATGAGTCAGTCTCCAGATCAATTTGCCAAAGAAACGTTACCTATCAGCTTAGAAGACGAGATGCGTCGGAGCTACCTCGATTACGCCATGAGCGTGATCGTCGGGCGTGCGCTTCCTGATGTGCGTGATGGTCTCAAGCCTGTGCACCGCCGCGTGTTGTTTGCGATGCACGAGTTGTCAAATGACTACAACAAGCCTTACAAAAAATCTGCCCGTATTGTCGGTGACGTGATCGGTAAATACCACCCGCACGGCGACACGGCTGTGTACGACACCATCGTGCGCATGGCGCAAGATTTCTCTCTGCGCTACATGCTGGTCGATGGTCAGGGTAACTTTGGTTCGGTGGATGGCGACAACGCGGCTGCGATGCGTTACACCGAAATTCGCATGTCCAAAATTGCGCACGAGCTGTTGGCTGATATCGAAAAAGAGACTGTAGACTTTGGTCCTAACTATGACGGCAGCGAACAAGAGCCGCTGATCATGCCAACCCGTATTCCCAATCTGCTGATTAACGGTAGCTCGGGGATTGCCGTGGGCATGGCGACCAACATTCCGCCACACAACCTGAACGAAGTGTTAAATGCCTGCTTTGCAGTGCTGAAAAACCCTGAAATCAGTGTCGATGAATTGATCGAATACATCCCCGCACCTGATTTCCCGACCGCTGGGATTATTTACGGCACGGTAGGTGTGAAAGAGGGCTACCGCACCGGCCGCGGCCGCGTCGTGATGCGGGGCCGCACCCACTTTGAAGATCTCGATAAAGGGGGTCGTCAGTCCATCATCATTGACGAGTTACCGTATCAGGTGAACAAGAAAACCTTGATTGAAAAAATCGCGGAACTGGTCAACGAGAAAAAAATCGAGGGTATTTCTGATTTACGCGATGAGTCTGATAAATCAGGCATGCGCGTAGTGATTGAACTCAAGCGGGGCGAAGTCCCAGAGGTGATTTTAAACAACCTCTACAAACAAACCCAATTGCAAGACACCTTTGGTATGAACATGGTGGCCCTAATGGATGGGCAGCCGCGCTTGCTCAACCTCAAGCAAATGCTTGAAGCCTTTTTGCGTCATCGTCGTGAAGTGGTCACACGCCGCACCGTGTTTGAGCTGCGCAAAGCCCGCGATCGGGGCCATGTGCTTGAAGGCTTGGCAGTTGCGCTGGCTAACGTAGATGAGATGATTGCGATCATTAAAGCTGCACCGACGCCACCAGAAGCGAAAAAAGAGTTGATGTTACGCACCTGGAACTCGCCAGTAGTTGAAGAAATGCTTAGACGCGCGGCCATGGAAGCCTCTCGTCCAGAAGGCTTGTCGGTAGACTTTGGCATGACCCCAGAGGGTTATCGACTGTCTGACGTCCAGGCGCAAGAAATTCTCCAAATGCGCTTGCAACGCTTGACTGGTCTTGAGCAGGATAAGATCGTTAATGAGTATAAAGAAGTGATGGATGTCATTGCTGATTTGCTGGATATTCTCGCTAAACCTGAGCGTGTGACCGCGATTATTGTCGATGAGTTAAATGAAATTCAGAAACAATTTGGCGACAAACGTCGTTCAGAAATCGAGCAAAACACACAGGACCTGTCTCTTGAAGATCTGATTACGCCACAAGATGTTGTCGTTACTTTGTCACATACGGGCTATGTCAAGTCACAGCCATTAGATGAATATCGTGCGCAAAAACGTGGTGGTCGCGGCAAACAAGCAGCTGCTACCAAAGAGGACGACTTCATCGACAAGATGTTTGTCGCCAATACACATGATTACATCCTGTGTTTCAGCAGCCGTGGACGTGTCTACTGGTTGAAAGTCTATGAAGTACCACAAGGCAGTCGTGTCAGCCGCGGTAAGCCGATTGTGAACCTGTTCCCACTCGAAGAGGGCGAGAAAATTAACGCTATCTTGCCCGTGAAAGAGTTTGACGAAAGCCACTTTGTCTTCATGGCAACGGCGATGGGTACGGTCAAGAAAACAGCGTTAACCGAATTCGCCAATCCTCGTAAGTCCGGCATTATCGCGATTAACCTCGACGAAGGCGACTATCTGATCGGTGCTGAAGTGACCAATGGTGCCAACGATATCGTGCTGGTATCCAACGGTGGTAAAGCGGTCTGGTTCACTGAAGATGATGTGCGCCCGATGGGCCGGGCGACGCGCGGCGTGCGTGGCATGAAACTCGCAGCTAAGCAGCAGGTGTTGTCTCTGCTGATTGCTGAAAATGATCAGCAGTCTGTGTTGGTTGCGACTGAAAACGGTTACGGTAAGCGCACCGTGTTGTCTGAGTTCCGTCATTCAGGCCGTGGCACCCAAGGCGTTAAAGCCATCGCCATTAGCGAGCGTAATGGCTTAGCCATTGCGGCCAGACTGGTGAGCGCAGAAGATGAAATCATGTTGATCACCACGGGTGGTGTATTGATTCGTACGCGGGTCAAAGAGATTCGTGATATGGGTCGCGCAGCACAAGGCGTGACCTTGATTAATCTGGGCGAAGGTGAAAAATTGTCAGGCTTAGAAAAAGTAGTTGAAACTGACGATGACGTTGAAGGCAACGAAGAATAA
- the trpB gene encoding tryptophan synthase subunit beta codes for MQIYDMPDARGHFGPFGGVFVSETLVEALDELRVMYEKYRYDPAFLAEFNYDLKHFVGRPSPIYHAKRLSDKIGGAQIYLKREDLNHTGAHKINNTIGQALLAKRMGKPRVIAETGAGQHGVATATIAARLGLECVVYMGAEDVKRQAPNVFRMKLLGATVVPVESGSKTLKDALNEAMRDWVTNISNTFYIIGTVAGPHPYPMMVRDFQSIIGIESKQQMQEMVGRQPDAVVACVGGGSNAMGIFYPYIDVEGVRLIGVEAGGHGLNTGMHAAPLTANSPIGVLHGNRTYLMQDADGNIIETHSISAGLDYPGVGPEHAWLKDIKRAEYVAINDDEAMAAFHNLCRTEGIIPALETSHALAHAEKLAKTMSPEQTILVNLSGRGDKDINTVASLANITL; via the coding sequence ATGCAAATCTATGACATGCCAGATGCGCGCGGTCATTTTGGCCCATTTGGTGGCGTTTTTGTTTCAGAAACTTTAGTCGAAGCCTTGGACGAGTTGCGGGTGATGTATGAAAAATACCGCTACGATCCAGCCTTTTTGGCTGAGTTTAATTATGACCTCAAGCATTTTGTAGGCCGTCCAAGCCCGATTTATCATGCTAAACGCCTATCCGATAAAATCGGCGGTGCGCAGATTTATCTCAAACGCGAGGATCTCAACCACACCGGCGCGCACAAAATCAACAACACAATCGGCCAAGCATTGCTGGCAAAACGCATGGGCAAACCCCGCGTGATTGCAGAAACTGGTGCCGGTCAGCACGGCGTGGCGACTGCCACCATTGCAGCCCGTTTAGGCCTGGAGTGCGTGGTGTATATGGGTGCTGAAGACGTCAAGCGTCAAGCGCCAAACGTTTTCCGTATGAAGCTGCTGGGCGCAACAGTAGTGCCTGTCGAAAGCGGCTCGAAAACTTTAAAGGATGCCTTGAATGAGGCGATGCGTGACTGGGTCACCAACATCTCTAACACGTTTTACATTATCGGTACGGTAGCGGGGCCGCATCCTTACCCAATGATGGTGCGTGATTTTCAATCCATTATCGGCATTGAATCCAAGCAACAGATGCAGGAAATGGTTGGTCGCCAACCAGATGCAGTGGTGGCTTGTGTAGGCGGTGGTTCAAATGCGATGGGTATTTTCTATCCTTACATTGATGTTGAGGGCGTCCGTTTGATTGGTGTCGAAGCGGGTGGTCATGGCCTGAACACGGGTATGCACGCGGCGCCATTGACTGCGAATAGTCCGATTGGTGTGTTGCATGGCAATCGTACCTATTTGATGCAGGATGCGGATGGCAATATCATTGAAACGCATTCGATCTCCGCCGGCCTAGATTACCCTGGGGTAGGGCCTGAGCATGCTTGGTTGAAAGATATCAAGCGCGCCGAATATGTCGCGATTAATGATGATGAAGCGATGGCTGCATTCCACAATCTTTGCCGTACTGAGGGTATTATTCCTGCGCTCGAAACCAGTCATGCCTTAGCGCATGCAGAAAAGCTGGCTAAAACGATGTCTCCAGAGCAGACAATACTGGTGAATCTGTCGGGCCGTGGTGATAAAGATATTAATACCGTCGCGAGTTTGGCGAATATCACCCTTTAA
- a CDS encoding SPOR domain-containing protein — translation MTDNELLLKKTARRRLVGAITLVVLMLIVLPFVLKDRVVESNHDNVEITVVNRQTNREPILELPEDEVVLDNDAVPANAASAETHATEVLEANMDEIAPAATKAVTASSKQSKPEAVNPAPALAQSTPAPMIEPKVEPKVEPKVEPKVEPKVEPKVEPKVEPKVEPKVEPKVEPKVAAVKPATKEAVLNTDKKSGKFFVQFGVFSEPKNLETLQAKLKQAGVEAATEKVDAAGQKLRLRSRTYASRNEAAAALKKLEAAGFSGIVASKS, via the coding sequence TTGACAGACAACGAACTGTTGCTCAAAAAAACTGCCCGTAGGCGATTAGTGGGTGCGATCACCTTGGTGGTCTTGATGCTCATCGTGCTGCCCTTTGTGCTTAAGGACAGGGTGGTAGAATCTAATCATGACAACGTAGAAATTACCGTTGTGAATCGCCAAACCAATCGTGAGCCCATTCTTGAATTACCCGAGGATGAAGTGGTGTTGGACAACGATGCCGTACCCGCGAATGCTGCTTCTGCAGAGACGCATGCCACAGAAGTGTTAGAGGCAAACATGGATGAGATCGCTCCAGCAGCAACCAAAGCTGTAACAGCCTCATCAAAGCAGTCCAAGCCTGAAGCTGTCAATCCTGCACCCGCCTTGGCACAATCAACACCTGCCCCAATGATTGAGCCCAAAGTAGAGCCCAAAGTAGAGCCCAAAGTAGAGCCCAAAGTAGAGCCCAAAGTAGAGCCCAAAGTAGAGCCCAAAGTAGAGCCCAAAGTAGAGCCCAAAGTAGAGCCCAAAGTAGAGCCCAAAGTCGCCGCCGTTAAGCCAGCGACTAAAGAAGCTGTGCTTAATACCGATAAAAAATCAGGAAAGTTTTTTGTACAGTTTGGTGTATTTTCAGAGCCTAAAAACCTTGAAACGCTGCAAGCTAAGTTAAAACAAGCGGGTGTTGAAGCCGCGACAGAAAAAGTAGATGCTGCGGGTCAAAAGCTGCGCTTACGTTCGCGGACGTATGCCTCTCGAAACGAAGCGGCAGCTGCGCTTAAAAAACTGGAAGCCGCCGGGTTCTCAGGCATTGTGGCGAGCAAGTCCTGA
- the trpA gene encoding tryptophan synthase subunit alpha — MSRIQTVFAALKSQGKKALIPYITAGDPHPDQTVPLLHALVASGADMIELGVPFSDPMADGPVIQRASERALVHKMGLRKVLGMVRAFRETNQTTPIVLMGYANPIEAMGCDQFVTLAKEAGVDGVLTVDYPPEESEAFNHALVSAGIDSIFLLSPTTEASRTALIVKQATGFLYYVSLKGVTGAANLDIVEVKKRVAEIRSQTSLPIGVGFGVKDAATAREVAAIADAVVVGSRMVLAIENADAGQLVTNVQALMKELRTAIDSV, encoded by the coding sequence ATGTCTCGCATTCAAACTGTATTTGCTGCACTCAAGTCGCAAGGTAAAAAAGCGCTGATTCCTTACATCACTGCCGGTGATCCACATCCTGATCAAACCGTGCCTTTGTTGCATGCATTGGTGGCCTCTGGTGCAGACATGATTGAGTTAGGGGTGCCGTTTTCTGATCCGATGGCAGATGGACCGGTGATTCAGCGCGCAAGTGAGCGCGCTTTGGTGCACAAAATGGGCCTGCGCAAAGTGCTAGGGATGGTTAGAGCGTTTCGTGAGACCAATCAAACCACGCCGATTGTGTTGATGGGCTATGCGAATCCGATTGAAGCTATGGGCTGTGATCAATTCGTCACGCTCGCCAAAGAGGCAGGGGTAGACGGTGTATTGACAGTCGACTATCCGCCGGAGGAGTCTGAAGCTTTCAATCATGCTTTGGTCAGTGCGGGCATTGACAGTATTTTCTTGTTGTCGCCGACCACTGAAGCCTCACGCACTGCGCTGATTGTGAAACAGGCCACTGGTTTCCTTTACTATGTATCCCTCAAGGGTGTAACGGGTGCCGCCAATCTGGATATTGTCGAAGTAAAAAAACGCGTTGCAGAGATTCGTAGCCAGACCAGTTTGCCAATTGGCGTTGGGTTTGGGGTCAAAGATGCGGCGACCGCACGAGAAGTGGCTGCGATTGCAGACGCGGTGGTTGTGGGTAGTCGCATGGTGCTGGCGATTGAAAACGCTGATGCTGGTCAGCTGGTCACGAATGTGCAGGCACTAATGAAAGAATTGCGTACGGCGATTGATTCAGTTTAA
- a CDS encoding O-succinylhomoserine sulfhydrylase codes for MNDQYHLETLAVRAGTLTTAFGENSEAMFLNSSFRFENAAQAAARFGGTEPGNIYSRFTNPTVTMFQDKLAALEGAEQCVATSSGMSAILACVMGLCSAGDHVVASRSIFGTTVQLFTNILKRWGLDVTLVSLTDAAEWKAAVKPNTKLFFAETPSNPLTEVGDIAELATIAHAAGAYLVVDNCFCTPALQQPLKLGADIIIHSATKYIDGQGRVLGGAVLGSMAIMEPVYGFLRTAGVTMSAFNAWVFIKGLETLQVRMEAHAARALALAQWLEQQPGIDRVYYPGLPSHPQYDLAQKQQRLGGGIVSFEVKPRAGQTQKEAAWAVIDATRLISITANLGDVKSTITHPATTTHSRVSPEARAASGIKDNLVRIAVGLEHIEDLKADLQLLTQQ; via the coding sequence ATGAACGATCAATACCATTTGGAAACGCTGGCTGTGCGTGCCGGCACACTCACCACTGCCTTCGGTGAGAACTCTGAAGCCATGTTTTTAAATTCAAGTTTTCGCTTTGAAAATGCAGCGCAGGCCGCCGCTCGTTTCGGTGGCACTGAGCCGGGCAACATATACTCCCGCTTTACTAACCCGACTGTGACGATGTTTCAGGATAAGCTCGCAGCACTTGAAGGGGCAGAACAATGCGTTGCCACGTCAAGCGGCATGTCTGCGATTCTTGCGTGTGTCATGGGCTTGTGCAGTGCGGGCGATCATGTGGTGGCTTCCCGCAGTATTTTTGGCACCACTGTGCAACTCTTTACCAATATCCTCAAACGCTGGGGCTTAGACGTGACGCTGGTTTCACTGACTGATGCGGCCGAATGGAAAGCGGCGGTAAAACCCAATACCAAATTATTTTTTGCCGAGACGCCCTCCAACCCATTAACTGAAGTAGGCGACATTGCCGAGTTGGCAACGATTGCGCATGCCGCTGGTGCTTATCTGGTGGTGGATAATTGCTTTTGTACACCTGCTTTGCAGCAACCCCTAAAATTGGGCGCAGATATCATCATTCATTCGGCGACCAAATATATTGATGGACAAGGCCGAGTTCTTGGCGGCGCGGTGCTGGGTAGCATGGCCATCATGGAGCCGGTGTATGGCTTTTTGCGCACCGCTGGCGTCACCATGAGCGCATTTAATGCTTGGGTGTTCATTAAAGGGTTAGAGACCTTGCAAGTGCGTATGGAAGCGCATGCAGCACGCGCCTTAGCGTTGGCCCAATGGTTGGAACAGCAGCCGGGGATAGACCGCGTGTACTATCCCGGTTTGCCCTCGCATCCGCAATACGATTTAGCGCAAAAGCAACAACGATTGGGCGGGGGGATTGTGTCATTTGAAGTCAAACCGCGTGCGGGCCAAACCCAGAAGGAGGCAGCATGGGCGGTGATTGATGCCACGCGCCTTATCTCAATCACGGCAAACCTGGGCGATGTAAAATCCACCATCACACATCCTGCCACCACCACGCATAGCCGCGTCAGCCCAGAGGCAAGAGCTGCCTCTGGCATCAAGGATAATCTGGTCAGAATTGCGGTCGGTTTGGAGCATATTGAGGATTTGAAAGCAGACTTGCAGTTACTCACGCAACAGTAA
- the folC gene encoding bifunctional tetrahydrofolate synthase/dihydrofolate synthase: MSSVISELPQTVEAWLGYIESLHPKSIEMGLDRVQTVANRLQLQFPFTVITVGGTNGKGSTCAMLERIYGAAGYQVGCYTSPHLVHYQERVRFNQQVIADALLCEAFSAVEQARGDITLTYFEMGTLAALWAFEQQPLDVVILEVGLGGRLDAVNIVDADCAIVTNVDLDHMEFLGNTRELIGYEKAGIYRQQQVAICGDASPPDALLAHAEALGVQLKRFGVDYQIEILGSQHARYQDAAGELDIGTLRLFGDYQWNNAASVIFAVRALEAVLPVAEPQLLYALTVTEVTGRFQYLQQSPDVILDVAHNPHAARALRENLLRLRADLSHGQVIAVFSMLSDKDIASVVEILHSVMDVWHVAPIDHPRAAQLAYLQTCLSKNVSPDRIHQHADLPTALRTAYKNAAKNDKIIVFGSFFTVAAILELTPDQWAL, encoded by the coding sequence ATGTCGTCTGTGATATCCGAGCTGCCCCAAACAGTAGAGGCTTGGCTCGGCTACATTGAGTCCTTACACCCAAAGTCCATCGAAATGGGCTTAGACCGAGTGCAAACGGTGGCTAACCGTTTGCAACTGCAATTTCCATTTACCGTGATCACTGTCGGCGGCACCAATGGCAAAGGTTCTACCTGTGCCATGCTGGAGCGTATCTACGGCGCTGCTGGTTATCAAGTAGGCTGTTATACCTCTCCCCATCTGGTGCACTACCAAGAGCGTGTGCGCTTTAATCAGCAGGTGATTGCTGATGCATTATTGTGCGAAGCGTTTTCTGCCGTTGAGCAAGCTCGCGGGGACATTACATTGACTTACTTTGAAATGGGTACGCTGGCCGCTTTATGGGCTTTTGAACAGCAGCCGCTCGATGTGGTGATCCTAGAGGTTGGCCTGGGCGGTCGTTTAGATGCCGTGAATATTGTCGACGCTGATTGTGCGATTGTCACCAATGTTGATCTTGATCACATGGAATTCTTGGGCAATACACGCGAACTCATCGGTTATGAAAAAGCTGGCATATACCGTCAACAGCAAGTGGCTATTTGCGGTGACGCGTCTCCACCGGACGCATTACTTGCACATGCAGAGGCATTGGGTGTGCAGTTAAAGCGCTTTGGCGTCGATTATCAGATTGAAATTTTAGGCAGCCAACATGCCCGTTATCAGGATGCCGCTGGCGAACTTGATATTGGTACTTTGCGGTTATTTGGTGATTATCAATGGAATAACGCAGCAAGTGTCATTTTTGCCGTACGTGCCCTAGAGGCTGTGTTGCCCGTTGCCGAGCCACAGTTATTGTATGCACTTACCGTGACTGAAGTCACGGGTCGATTCCAATACCTGCAACAGTCTCCGGATGTGATTCTGGATGTGGCGCATAACCCGCATGCGGCGCGTGCATTACGTGAAAATTTGCTGCGTTTGCGCGCGGATCTCAGTCACGGTCAGGTGATTGCGGTATTTTCCATGTTGTCTGACAAAGATATTGCCAGTGTGGTGGAGATATTGCATTCGGTGATGGATGTATGGCATGTCGCCCCGATTGATCACCCACGAGCAGCACAATTAGCCTATTTACAGACTTGTTTGAGCAAAAATGTATCGCCAGACCGGATTCATCAGCATGCTGATTTGCCTACTGCCTTGCGCACTGCTTATAAAAACGCTGCAAAAAATGATAAAATCATCGTGTTTGGTTCATTTTTTACTGTGGCTGCAATTTTGGAATTAACGCCTGATCAGTGGGCCCTTTAA
- the purF gene encoding amidophosphoribosyltransferase, translating to MCGIIGIVGKNPVNQLLYDGLLVLQHRGQDAAGIVTCDGNSFHMHKNNGLVKDVFHTRHMRNLVGNVGIAHVRYPTAGSSSAAEAQPFYVNSPFGIVLGHNGNLTNSEQLKSEMFRQDLRHINTNSDSEVLLNVLAHEIESTSKNALLNSDMVFDAVAGVHRRCKGAYAVVAMIANFGLLAFRDPHGIRPLVIGKQETDKGTEYIVASESVALDVLGFSMLRDVEPGEAVFIDMDGNLFSRQCASNPKLTSCIFEYVYLARPDSVIDGVSVYQTRLDMGTLLAEKIKREWADKKIDVVIPIPDTSRPSALQLGIALGLDYREGFIKNRYIGRTFIMPGQALRKKSVRQKLNPIGIEFKGKNVLLVDDSIVRGTTSQQIVQMARDAGANKVYFASAAPPVRYPNVYGIDMPSRHELLATNRTDEEICAEIGADALIYQDLDALRESIAKSNPHMTEFDCSCFDGKYVTGDIDAAYLNRIESARSDMNKKQLPPNSTTQLDLNLLSTELVGAE from the coding sequence ATGTGTGGAATTATCGGTATTGTAGGCAAGAACCCGGTGAATCAGTTGTTGTATGACGGTCTGCTAGTATTGCAGCACCGTGGCCAAGATGCCGCTGGTATCGTGACCTGTGATGGTAATTCTTTTCATATGCACAAAAACAATGGCTTGGTAAAAGATGTTTTTCATACGCGTCACATGCGTAATCTGGTCGGTAATGTGGGGATTGCACATGTGCGTTATCCGACCGCAGGTTCTTCGAGCGCCGCAGAGGCGCAACCCTTTTACGTCAATTCTCCTTTTGGTATCGTCTTAGGCCACAACGGTAATCTCACCAACTCTGAGCAGCTCAAATCTGAAATGTTCAGACAAGATTTGCGTCACATCAATACCAACTCTGATTCTGAAGTATTGCTCAATGTGCTAGCCCATGAGATCGAGAGCACTTCCAAGAATGCGTTACTAAACAGTGACATGGTGTTTGACGCCGTGGCTGGGGTACACAGACGCTGTAAAGGGGCTTATGCGGTGGTGGCGATGATTGCTAATTTTGGGTTATTGGCGTTTCGTGATCCACATGGCATTCGTCCATTAGTGATTGGTAAACAGGAGACTGACAAAGGCACCGAGTATATTGTCGCCTCAGAAAGCGTCGCGCTGGACGTGTTGGGGTTTAGCATGTTGCGGGATGTCGAGCCTGGTGAAGCCGTGTTTATCGACATGGATGGTAATTTATTTAGCCGTCAATGTGCCAGCAATCCCAAACTGACTTCTTGCATTTTTGAGTATGTATATCTGGCGCGTCCAGACTCCGTCATCGATGGTGTTTCGGTGTACCAAACCCGTTTGGATATGGGCACCTTGCTCGCCGAGAAAATTAAGCGCGAGTGGGCAGATAAAAAAATTGATGTGGTGATTCCGATTCCCGATACTAGCCGCCCGAGTGCGCTGCAATTAGGCATTGCTTTAGGCTTAGATTATCGTGAGGGCTTCATCAAAAACCGTTACATTGGCCGAACGTTTATCATGCCTGGGCAGGCATTGCGTAAAAAGTCTGTGCGTCAAAAACTCAATCCGATCGGTATCGAGTTTAAAGGCAAGAATGTGTTATTGGTAGATGACTCCATTGTGCGCGGTACCACCTCTCAGCAAATTGTGCAGATGGCACGCGACGCGGGCGCCAATAAAGTTTATTTTGCTTCCGCAGCACCGCCGGTCAGATATCCTAACGTGTACGGCATTGATATGCCTAGCCGCCATGAGTTGCTCGCCACTAATCGCACGGATGAAGAAATTTGTGCTGAAATCGGTGCCGATGCGCTGATTTATCAGGATCTGGATGCGTTGCGAGAAAGCATCGCCAAATCAAATCCACACATGACCGAATTTGATTGCAGCTGTTTTGACGGTAAGTACGTCACCGGTGATATTGATGCGGCCTACTTGAATCGCATCGAATCCGCCCGCAGTGATATGAACAAAAAGCAGTTACCCCCAAACTCAACCACACAGCTCGATTTGAACCTGTTATCCACTGAGTTGGTGGGTGCAGAGTAA